The Xanthocytophaga agilis genome window below encodes:
- a CDS encoding SDR family NAD(P)-dependent oxidoreductase: MTTRKIALVTGGSRGLGKDMALALAGKGIDVVLTYLSNKAEADKVVADITQSGGKAVALQFDVAQISAFDGFLQQVKETLNTIWSTDTFDFLINNAGIGASIPIDQLTEDTFDEFVNIHFKGVFFLTQKALRMMNNKGGVVFISSGAARFYVPGYAVYAASKGAVEVFTRYIAKEYGQRGIRANVVAPGPIETDFNNATIRNNPQTKNFLASQTALGRVGNADDIGSVVAFLCSEDAKWVNGQRIEVAGGINL; this comes from the coding sequence ATGACAACGCGAAAAATAGCATTGGTCACAGGTGGTAGCCGTGGCCTGGGAAAAGACATGGCATTGGCTCTGGCCGGCAAAGGAATAGATGTAGTACTTACCTACCTTTCCAATAAAGCAGAAGCAGATAAGGTAGTGGCTGACATAACGCAATCAGGTGGTAAAGCGGTAGCGCTACAGTTCGATGTTGCCCAAATATCTGCCTTTGATGGGTTTCTGCAACAGGTGAAGGAAACACTAAACACAATCTGGTCAACTGATACGTTTGACTTTCTAATCAACAATGCAGGTATTGGAGCCTCTATTCCGATTGATCAGTTAACAGAAGATACCTTTGATGAGTTTGTAAACATCCATTTCAAAGGCGTATTTTTTCTGACACAAAAGGCTTTACGCATGATGAACAACAAGGGAGGCGTGGTATTTATTTCCTCTGGTGCTGCTCGTTTCTATGTTCCCGGTTATGCTGTATATGCAGCCAGCAAAGGAGCTGTTGAAGTATTTACCCGATATATTGCCAAAGAATACGGACAACGTGGTATTCGGGCTAATGTGGTAGCTCCCGGACCTATCGAAACGGACTTCAATAATGCTACTATCCGAAACAACCCACAAACAAAAAATTTCCTCGCATCACAGACTGCTCTAGGAAGAGTAGGTAATGCTGATGACATTGGCAGTGTGGTTGCCTTTCTGTGCTCAGAAGATGCAAAATGGGTAAATGGTCAGCGGATAGAAGTTGCCGGTGGAATAAATCTGTAA